One stretch of Rhodoferax lithotrophicus DNA includes these proteins:
- the carB gene encoding carbamoyl-phosphate synthase large subunit — MPKRTDIQSILIIGAGPIIIGQACEFDYSGVQACKALREEGYKVILINSNPATIMTDPATADVTYIEPITWKTVEKIIAKERPDAILPTMGGQTALNCALDLWHNGVLAKYTGAATGKPVELIGAKPEAIDKAEDRLKFKDAMTKIGLGSARSGIAHSMEEAWGVQKTVGFPTVIRPSFTLGGTGGGIAYNPEEFEVICKRGLEASPTNELLIEESLLGWKEYEMEVVRDTADNCIIVCSIENLDPMGVHTGDSITVAPAQTLTDKEYQILRNASLAVLREIGVDTGGSNVQFSINPKDGRMVVIEMNPRVSRSSALASKATGFPIAKVAAKLAVGYTLDELKNEITGGATPASFEPSIDYVVTKVPRFAFEKFPAADSRLTTQMKSVGEVMAMGRTFQESFQKALRGLEVGVDGMNEKTQDREVLERELGEPGPDRIWYVGDAFAAGWSVDEVFEITKIDRWFLVQIEQIVQIELEIERLPQPAVGTALDAIDAATLRALKQKGFSDRRLAKQFKTTDVAVRARRHALGVRPVYKRVDTCAAEFATNTAYLYSTYEAEGSECESAPSDKKKIMVLGGGPNRIGQGIEFDYCCVHAALAMREDGYETIMVNCNPETVSTDYDTSDRLYFEPLTLEDVLEIVDKEKPYGVIVQYGGQTPLKLALDLEANGVPIIGTSPDMIDAAEDRERFQKLLHELKLRQPPNATARTEPEALEKAAALGYPLVVRPSYVLGGRAMEIVHEQRDLERYMREAVKVSHDSPVLLDRFLNDAIECDVDCVRDATGQTYIGGVMEHIEQAGVHSGDSACSLPPYSLCAATVTEIKRQTAAMAHALNVVGLMNVQFAIQHLDGQDVIFVLEVNPRASRTVPFVSKATGVQLAKVAARCMVGQTLAAQGITREANPPYFSVKEAVFPFVKFPGVDTILGPEMKSTGEVMGVGKTFGEAFVKSQLGAGCKLPRPFTATGEPSGKVFLSVKNNDKNRAIEVARALVAMDFVVIATKGTAASINAAGVPCGVVNKVTEGRPHIVDMLKNNEIVLVINTVEERRNAIADSRQIRTSALLAQVTTFTTIAGAEAAVEGMRYMDQLDVISVQEMHAQLLST, encoded by the coding sequence ATGCCAAAACGTACCGACATTCAAAGCATCCTCATCATCGGCGCGGGCCCGATCATCATTGGACAAGCTTGCGAGTTTGATTATTCTGGCGTGCAGGCCTGCAAAGCCTTGCGCGAAGAGGGCTATAAAGTCATTTTGATCAACAGCAACCCGGCCACCATCATGACCGACCCGGCGACGGCCGATGTGACCTACATTGAGCCCATCACCTGGAAGACGGTTGAAAAAATCATTGCCAAAGAGCGCCCTGATGCCATTTTGCCCACCATGGGTGGTCAGACCGCGCTGAACTGTGCGCTGGATTTGTGGCACAACGGTGTGCTGGCCAAATATACCGGTGCGGCGACCGGCAAACCGGTGGAATTGATTGGCGCCAAGCCTGAGGCCATCGACAAGGCTGAAGACCGCCTCAAATTCAAAGATGCCATGACCAAAATTGGTCTGGGTTCAGCCCGTTCCGGCATCGCACACAGCATGGAAGAAGCCTGGGGTGTGCAAAAAACCGTGGGCTTCCCGACCGTGATTCGCCCCAGCTTCACCCTTGGCGGCACGGGTGGCGGCATTGCCTACAACCCGGAAGAGTTTGAAGTCATTTGCAAGCGTGGCCTGGAAGCCTCGCCCACCAATGAGCTGCTGATTGAAGAGTCGCTGTTGGGCTGGAAAGAGTATGAGATGGAAGTGGTGCGCGACACCGCAGACAACTGCATCATCGTTTGCTCGATTGAAAATCTGGACCCGATGGGGGTGCACACCGGCGACTCCATCACCGTGGCTCCGGCGCAGACCCTGACCGACAAGGAATACCAAATTCTGCGTAACGCCTCGTTGGCGGTGTTGCGTGAAATTGGGGTCGATACCGGGGGCTCCAACGTGCAGTTCTCCATCAACCCCAAAGATGGCCGCATGGTGGTGATTGAGATGAACCCACGGGTCAGCCGCTCGTCTGCATTGGCCTCCAAAGCCACCGGCTTCCCGATTGCCAAGGTGGCGGCCAAATTGGCGGTGGGTTACACGCTTGATGAACTCAAAAACGAGATCACCGGCGGCGCGACTCCGGCCAGTTTTGAGCCCAGCATTGACTACGTGGTCACCAAGGTGCCGCGTTTTGCGTTTGAGAAATTCCCAGCCGCTGACAGCCGCTTGACCACCCAGATGAAGTCGGTGGGCGAGGTCATGGCCATGGGCCGTACCTTCCAGGAATCCTTCCAGAAAGCTTTGCGTGGCCTGGAAGTGGGCGTGGATGGCATGAACGAAAAAACCCAGGATCGTGAGGTGCTGGAGCGCGAATTGGGTGAACCTGGCCCGGATCGCATCTGGTATGTGGGTGATGCCTTCGCTGCCGGTTGGAGCGTGGATGAGGTTTTCGAGATCACCAAAATTGATCGCTGGTTCCTGGTGCAGATTGAGCAGATTGTCCAAATTGAGCTGGAAATTGAGCGCCTGCCGCAGCCTGCTGTAGGCACGGCGCTGGATGCGATTGATGCCGCCACGCTGCGTGCGCTCAAGCAAAAAGGTTTTTCAGATCGTCGTCTGGCCAAACAATTCAAAACCACCGATGTCGCCGTGCGTGCCCGCCGCCATGCCTTGGGGGTTCGCCCGGTCTACAAGCGTGTGGACACCTGCGCGGCCGAATTTGCCACCAACACTGCCTACCTTTATTCCACCTATGAGGCAGAGGGCTCAGAGTGTGAATCGGCCCCTTCCGACAAAAAGAAAATCATGGTGCTCGGTGGTGGCCCCAACCGCATTGGCCAGGGCATTGAGTTTGACTATTGCTGCGTGCATGCGGCACTGGCCATGCGTGAAGATGGTTATGAGACCATCATGGTCAACTGCAACCCGGAAACCGTTTCGACCGATTACGACACCTCTGACCGCCTTTACTTCGAGCCCCTGACGCTGGAAGACGTGCTGGAAATTGTCGATAAAGAGAAGCCCTATGGTGTGATCGTCCAGTACGGTGGTCAAACTCCCTTGAAATTAGCGCTTGATTTGGAGGCCAATGGCGTGCCCATCATCGGCACCAGCCCCGACATGATTGATGCGGCTGAAGACCGAGAACGCTTCCAGAAACTGTTGCATGAATTAAAGCTGCGCCAACCGCCCAATGCCACCGCCCGCACTGAGCCTGAGGCCCTGGAAAAAGCCGCAGCCCTGGGTTACCCCCTGGTGGTGCGCCCCAGCTACGTGCTGGGTGGCCGGGCCATGGAAATTGTGCACGAGCAGCGTGATCTGGAGCGTTACATGCGTGAGGCTGTGAAAGTGTCACATGACTCGCCTGTGCTGTTGGATCGTTTCCTGAACGATGCCATCGAGTGTGATGTGGATTGTGTGCGTGATGCCACTGGCCAGACCTACATCGGTGGGGTCATGGAGCACATTGAACAGGCCGGCGTTCACAGCGGTGACTCAGCTTGCTCCTTGCCTCCGTACAGCTTGTGTGCTGCAACCGTCACCGAGATCAAACGCCAGACCGCAGCCATGGCACATGCCCTGAATGTGGTAGGCTTGATGAACGTGCAGTTTGCCATTCAGCATCTGGACGGGCAGGATGTGATTTTTGTGCTGGAGGTGAATCCGCGTGCCTCGCGCACCGTTCCCTTTGTCTCCAAAGCCACGGGGGTGCAACTGGCCAAGGTGGCGGCCCGCTGTATGGTGGGGCAAACCCTGGCCGCACAAGGCATCACCCGCGAGGCCAATCCGCCTTATTTCAGCGTCAAGGAAGCGGTCTTTCCGTTTGTGAAGTTCCCTGGGGTTGACACCATTTTGGGCCCGGAAATGAAGTCCACCGGCGAAGTCATGGGGGTTGGCAAGACTTTTGGTGAGGCTTTTGTGAAGTCACAATTGGGGGCTGGTTGCAAACTGCCGCGTCCATTCACGGCAACAGGTGAACCTTCCGGGAAAGTTTTCTTGTCGGTGAAAAATAACGACAAAAACCGTGCGATTGAAGTTGCACGTGCATTAGTAGCTATGGACTTTGTAGTGATTGCCACCAAGGGAACCGCTGCGTCCATCAATGCTGCGGGGGTGCCCTGTGGCGTGGTCAACAAAGTCACTGAAGGTCGTCCGCATATTGTGGATATGCTCAAGAACAATGAGATCGTGCTGGTCATCAACACGGTCGAAGAGCGCCGCAACGCCATTGCCGATTCGCGCCAGATTCGTACCTCTGCGTTGCTGGCTCAGGTTACAACCTTCACCACCATAGCCGGAGCCGAAGCTGCGGTGGAAGGTATGCGTTATATGGATCAGCTGGATGTGATTTCGGTTCAGGAAATGCATGCACAACTGCTGAGTACCTGA
- the leuE gene encoding leucine efflux protein LeuE produces MSFYGVTDLWTYVIGAFGIILLPGPNSLYVLSVATARGVRAGFQGAYGVFVGDTLLLICTGLGAAGVLRTYPAMFMVVKYFGAAYLTWVGLNLLRSALKGWRVQADVVETVARISTPEASSAVTSTTHLQQPFRRALVISLLNPKAILFLLSFFVQFIDPSYAQPEVPFLILSAILMIFSALYLSALIFAGARLAQGFARRKKLSASLSGMVGGLFMWFGAKLATASLN; encoded by the coding sequence ATGAGCTTTTACGGTGTCACCGACCTGTGGACTTACGTGATTGGTGCCTTTGGCATCATCTTGTTGCCTGGGCCAAATTCACTGTATGTACTGTCGGTAGCCACTGCGCGCGGAGTGCGGGCCGGATTCCAGGGAGCTTACGGTGTGTTTGTGGGTGACACCCTTTTGCTGATTTGCACCGGATTGGGCGCGGCGGGTGTCTTGCGCACCTACCCAGCCATGTTCATGGTGGTCAAGTACTTTGGCGCGGCTTACCTGACTTGGGTCGGATTGAACTTGCTGCGTTCGGCCCTGAAGGGTTGGCGTGTTCAGGCCGATGTGGTGGAGACGGTGGCCAGAATCTCCACTCCAGAAGCTTCATCTGCTGTGACCAGCACCACACATTTGCAACAGCCGTTCCGGCGTGCCTTGGTGATCAGTTTGCTCAATCCAAAAGCGATTTTGTTTTTGCTGTCGTTTTTTGTGCAGTTCATTGACCCCAGCTACGCGCAACCTGAAGTGCCGTTCTTGATTTTGAGCGCCATCTTGATGATCTTTAGCGCCTTGTACTTGTCGGCACTGATTTTTGCCGGGGCCAGGTTGGCGCAAGGCTTTGCCCGGCGCAAGAAGCTGTCAGCCAGTTTGTCTGGCATGGTAGGTGGTTTGTTCATGTGGTTCGGGGCCAAATTGGCCACCGCCAGCCTGAATTAA
- the carA gene encoding glutamine-hydrolyzing carbamoyl-phosphate synthase small subunit has protein sequence MLLSLKGNTPPAILALADGTVYQGNSIGATGSTVGEVVFNTSMTGYQEILTDPSYCQQIVTLTYPHIGNYGVNTQDVESDRVHAAGLIIKNLPLLASNFRSGQPLDAYLREQGTVAIANLDTRQLTRQLRTQGAQNGCILALAEGEVVTQAVIDRAVALAQSAPSMSGLDLAQVVSAKAGYPWTQTEWSLSCTEQDGQPGYGEQTAPRFHVVAYDFGVKKNILRMLAQRGCKVTVVPAQTPAAEVFKHQPDGIFLSNGPGDPEPCDYAIAAATELIESGIPTFGICLGHQIMALASGAKTFKMKFGHHGANHPVKDLDTGRVSITSQNHGFAVDEKTLPTNLRATHVSLFDGTLQGLARTDKPAFCFQGHPEASPGPHDIGYLFDRFITSMESRG, from the coding sequence GTGCTTTTGTCTCTCAAGGGAAATACCCCACCAGCCATTCTGGCGCTCGCAGACGGCACGGTCTATCAAGGCAATTCCATTGGAGCCACGGGCTCCACGGTGGGCGAGGTGGTGTTCAACACCTCCATGACCGGCTACCAGGAAATCCTCACAGACCCGAGCTACTGCCAGCAAATTGTCACCCTCACTTACCCCCATATCGGCAATTACGGTGTCAATACCCAAGATGTCGAGTCTGACCGCGTCCATGCGGCTGGCCTGATCATCAAAAATCTGCCGCTGCTGGCTTCCAACTTTCGCTCAGGTCAGCCCTTGGATGCCTATTTGCGCGAACAAGGCACAGTGGCGATTGCCAATCTTGACACCCGGCAGCTGACACGCCAGTTGCGCACTCAAGGCGCACAAAACGGCTGCATCCTGGCATTGGCTGAAGGTGAAGTGGTCACGCAGGCGGTGATAGACCGGGCGGTGGCCCTGGCCCAATCTGCGCCCAGCATGTCTGGCCTAGATTTGGCTCAGGTGGTGAGCGCCAAGGCTGGTTACCCATGGACACAAACCGAGTGGTCGTTGTCTTGTACGGAGCAGGATGGCCAACCTGGCTATGGTGAGCAAACTGCTCCGCGTTTTCATGTGGTAGCCTATGATTTTGGTGTCAAGAAAAACATTTTGCGCATGTTGGCGCAGCGTGGCTGCAAGGTCACGGTCGTCCCCGCCCAAACGCCTGCGGCAGAAGTGTTCAAACACCAGCCTGATGGCATTTTCTTGAGCAATGGCCCGGGTGATCCTGAGCCTTGTGACTACGCGATTGCTGCGGCAACCGAGCTGATCGAGTCCGGCATTCCCACTTTTGGCATTTGCCTGGGTCACCAGATCATGGCCTTGGCCAGTGGGGCCAAAACTTTCAAGATGAAATTTGGTCACCATGGGGCCAACCATCCGGTCAAAGACCTGGATACCGGCCGCGTCAGTATCACCAGTCAGAACCATGGTTTTGCGGTCGATGAAAAAACCTTGCCGACCAATTTGCGTGCCACCCATGTCAGCCTGTTTGACGGCACTTTGCAAGGTTTGGCTCGCACCGATAAGCCGGCATTTTGCTTCCAGGGTCACCCGGAAGCCTCGCCCGGACCGCATGACATCGGCTACCTGTTTGACCGGTTCATCACCTCGATGGAGTCACGCGGATGA
- a CDS encoding TrmH family RNA methyltransferase, which yields MNAPLWISSRDNAFVKDLKKLAHGSTEYRKQQRVWAEGDHLVRAAMARGKQPAIGIFSESFWPLAPIEYAQAALKNIVISDVLYDSISALESPSRMGFLFDMAQVPAIQSGVATVVLDRVQDAGNVGAILRSASAFGFKQIIAFKGSAALWSPKVLRAGMGAHWGLQLIEGADLRCLSELRLPLLVTSSHRGHYLHRMLSNGELPMPCVWALGHEGQGVGAELEALANLHVRIAQPGGEESLNVATAAAICLHASATAHLG from the coding sequence ATGAACGCCCCGTTGTGGATCAGTTCGCGTGACAACGCATTCGTCAAGGATTTGAAGAAACTCGCCCATGGCAGCACCGAATACCGCAAGCAGCAGCGTGTCTGGGCAGAGGGTGATCATCTGGTGCGCGCCGCCATGGCGCGGGGAAAACAACCCGCAATTGGCATTTTTTCAGAGTCTTTTTGGCCTCTAGCGCCCATTGAATATGCGCAAGCAGCTCTTAAAAATATAGTAATCTCTGATGTTTTGTACGATTCAATAAGTGCACTGGAGTCGCCCTCAAGGATGGGATTTCTGTTTGATATGGCTCAGGTGCCAGCAATCCAGTCTGGTGTGGCCACGGTAGTGCTGGATCGTGTGCAGGATGCTGGCAATGTGGGGGCGATTTTGCGCAGTGCCTCGGCCTTTGGTTTTAAGCAAATTATTGCGTTCAAAGGAAGTGCTGCACTTTGGTCGCCCAAAGTCTTGCGCGCCGGCATGGGGGCCCACTGGGGTTTGCAATTGATTGAAGGTGCGGATCTGCGCTGTTTGTCTGAACTCCGGTTGCCGTTGTTGGTAACCAGCTCACATCGTGGTCACTATTTGCATCGGATGCTCTCAAATGGAGAGCTACCGATGCCCTGTGTGTGGGCGTTGGGGCATGAAGGTCAGGGTGTTGGTGCCGAACTGGAGGCACTTGCCAACCTGCATGTGCGAATTGCGCAGCCCGGTGGCGAAGAGTCTTTGAATGTGGCCACCGCTGCCGCCATTTGTTTGCACGCCAGTGCCACGGCACACTTGGGCTAA
- the rnhB gene encoding ribonuclease HII — MQQVALQWGAHGLIAGVDEAGRGPLAGPVVAAAVILDELHPIKGLADSKKLTARKREQLFDEIRAKALCCSVAQASVQEIDELNILQATLLAMRRAVQGLRLSPKLVLVDGNRLPVLPMRAEAVIKGDALVAAISAASILAKVTRDRWCEDYDQQFPAYGFAKHKGYGTAAHLAALSEQGACPEHRTSFRPVAEVLAKGLA; from the coding sequence ATGCAGCAAGTGGCTTTGCAGTGGGGTGCCCACGGCCTGATTGCTGGCGTTGATGAGGCTGGGCGCGGCCCGCTGGCGGGTCCGGTGGTGGCGGCTGCCGTGATCCTGGATGAGCTGCATCCAATCAAAGGCTTGGCAGACTCCAAAAAACTCACCGCGCGGAAACGGGAGCAACTGTTTGACGAGATTCGAGCCAAAGCGCTTTGTTGTTCTGTAGCGCAGGCTAGTGTGCAGGAAATTGATGAGTTGAACATTTTGCAGGCCACTTTGTTAGCCATGCGCCGTGCCGTTCAGGGTTTGCGTCTGTCACCCAAACTGGTTCTTGTCGATGGCAATCGCTTGCCTGTTTTGCCGATGCGGGCCGAGGCTGTGATCAAAGGTGATGCGTTGGTGGCAGCGATTTCGGCGGCCTCCATTTTGGCCAAGGTCACTCGTGACCGCTGGTGTGAGGACTATGACCAACAGTTTCCGGCTTATGGCTTTGCCAAGCACAAAGGTTATGGCACTGCGGCCCATCTGGCAGCTTTGAGTGAGCAGGGGGCTTGCCCGGAGCATCGCACCAGTTTTCGGCCGGTGGCCGAAGTGTTGGCTAAAGGCTTGGCATGA
- the lpxB gene encoding lipid-A-disaccharide synthase has translation MKLAALVAGETSGDLLAGLLLDGLKQQWPTLSTAGIGGPQMAKRGFQAWWAHDTLSVHGFGWEVLRRYREIVGIRRQLKERLLQHHPDIFIGVDAPDFNLDLEADLKAQGIKTVHFVCPSIWAWRPERVEKIKRSVDHVLCIFPFEPELLARHGIAATYVGHPLANVIPLQPDRVAARAKLGLTTNDPVVAILPGSRESEIRHLALRFFQAAALIKQAQSATKFIVPAIPSLRQKIEAAARASGLGDDVLQVIDGQSHTVLAACDVTLIASGTATLEAALFKRPMVIAYRMGAVSWRIMRRKKLQPWVGLPNILCRDFVVPELLQDVATPQALAQEVLCWLGAINSEPEKIAALEQRFTALHHELQRDTPKLAAHAIAQLLQN, from the coding sequence ATGAAATTGGCTGCGCTGGTCGCGGGTGAAACTTCTGGCGATCTTCTTGCAGGCTTGCTGCTTGACGGCTTGAAGCAGCAATGGCCAACGTTGTCCACGGCCGGAATTGGTGGCCCACAGATGGCCAAACGTGGTTTTCAGGCCTGGTGGGCACACGACACACTCTCGGTACATGGTTTTGGCTGGGAAGTCTTGCGGCGCTACCGCGAGATTGTGGGTATCCGCCGCCAGCTGAAAGAGCGTTTGTTACAGCACCACCCGGATATTTTTATCGGCGTAGACGCACCGGATTTCAACCTTGATCTGGAAGCTGACCTGAAGGCCCAGGGCATCAAGACGGTGCATTTTGTTTGCCCCTCCATTTGGGCCTGGCGCCCCGAGCGGGTAGAAAAAATCAAACGCAGTGTTGACCATGTGCTGTGTATTTTTCCGTTTGAGCCTGAATTGTTGGCCCGGCACGGCATTGCGGCCACCTATGTCGGGCATCCTCTGGCCAATGTGATCCCTCTGCAGCCTGATCGGGTAGCAGCGCGTGCCAAGCTGGGTTTGACGACGAATGACCCGGTGGTGGCCATTCTGCCAGGTAGTCGGGAATCCGAGATACGGCATCTTGCTTTAAGGTTTTTTCAGGCGGCAGCCCTTATAAAACAAGCGCAATCAGCTACAAAGTTCATAGTACCTGCCATTCCTTCACTGCGCCAAAAAATTGAGGCCGCTGCCCGCGCCAGTGGTCTGGGGGATGATGTTTTACAAGTGATTGACGGGCAATCACATACCGTGCTGGCCGCTTGTGATGTCACCTTGATCGCCAGTGGAACCGCAACGCTGGAAGCGGCGTTGTTCAAGCGCCCGATGGTGATTGCCTACCGCATGGGTGCTGTATCCTGGCGCATCATGCGACGCAAAAAACTGCAGCCCTGGGTGGGTCTGCCAAATATCCTGTGCCGTGACTTTGTGGTGCCCGAGCTGTTGCAGGATGTCGCTACTCCGCAGGCCTTGGCGCAAGAAGTTTTGTGCTGGCTTGGCGCAATCAACTCAGAGCCTGAGAAAATAGCTGCTCTTGAACAACGATTTACCGCGCTGCATCATGAGCTGCAGCGTGACACTCCCAAGCTAGCTGCCCATGCCATCGCGCAACTCCTCCAAAATTAA
- the lpxA gene encoding acyl-ACP--UDP-N-acetylglucosamine O-acyltransferase: MTTIHATALVDPAAELDSSVTVGPYTVIGPHVKIGAGTTVGPHCVIEGHTTIGQDNRIFQFASLGAIPQDKKYAGEPCELVIGHRNTIREFCTFNIGSPGDVGVTRVGDDNWLMAYVHLAHDCQVGNQTIFANNSQLAGHVHVGDWAILGGFTVVHQFVRIGAHSMTAMCTLLFADLPPFVMCQGQPAAARSMNFEGLRRRGYSPERISAVKAMHKALYRDDLTLQAARERIAELDENCPECTPDVQMMLTFLEQSSPQRGIVR, encoded by the coding sequence TTGACAACAATTCACGCCACCGCTTTGGTTGACCCTGCTGCTGAACTTGACAGTTCGGTCACAGTGGGGCCGTACACCGTGATTGGTCCACACGTCAAAATTGGCGCAGGAACCACGGTTGGCCCGCATTGTGTGATTGAAGGGCATACCACCATTGGGCAAGACAACCGGATTTTTCAGTTTGCTTCCCTTGGGGCCATTCCTCAGGACAAAAAATACGCGGGTGAACCGTGTGAACTGGTCATTGGCCACCGCAACACCATCCGTGAGTTTTGTACTTTCAATATTGGTTCACCCGGTGATGTGGGGGTAACCCGTGTCGGTGATGACAACTGGCTGATGGCTTACGTCCATCTGGCCCATGATTGTCAGGTGGGTAACCAAACCATTTTTGCCAACAATTCGCAGTTGGCTGGTCATGTGCATGTGGGTGATTGGGCCATTTTGGGCGGTTTCACCGTGGTGCACCAGTTTGTGCGGATTGGGGCCCACAGCATGACTGCCATGTGTACGTTGCTGTTTGCCGACTTGCCGCCTTTTGTGATGTGCCAGGGGCAGCCTGCAGCGGCACGTTCCATGAACTTTGAGGGCTTACGCCGACGTGGTTACTCGCCAGAGCGCATCAGCGCCGTCAAGGCCATGCACAAGGCGCTTTACCGCGATGACCTGACCTTGCAGGCAGCTCGTGAGCGCATTGCGGAGTTGGACGAAAACTGCCCTGAGTGCACACCAGATGTCCAGATGATGCTCACTTTTTTGGAGCAATCTTCGCCGCAGCGCGGCATTGTCCGCTAA
- the fabZ gene encoding 3-hydroxyacyl-ACP dehydratase FabZ, with translation MDIYKILTKLPHRYPFLLVDRVLEIDKGKTIKALKNVTINEPFFQGHFPYRPVMPGVLMLEALAQAAALLAFDAMESAATDDTVYYFAGMEGVRFKRPVEPGDQLILEVALLRMKAGIFKFQSRALVDGDVAVEAELTCAIRKIA, from the coding sequence ATGGATATCTACAAAATTCTCACCAAACTTCCGCATCGTTATCCCTTTTTACTGGTTGATCGTGTACTGGAAATTGACAAGGGTAAAACCATCAAGGCACTGAAAAACGTCACCATCAACGAGCCTTTCTTTCAAGGACATTTCCCCTATCGCCCGGTGATGCCCGGAGTTTTGATGCTTGAAGCCTTGGCTCAGGCGGCGGCCCTGTTGGCTTTTGATGCCATGGAATCCGCTGCTACCGACGATACCGTTTATTACTTTGCGGGTATGGAAGGCGTGCGTTTCAAGCGGCCAGTGGAACCAGGAGACCAGTTGATACTTGAAGTTGCGCTGCTACGTATGAAAGCCGGTATTTTTAAGTTCCAATCGCGTGCTTTGGTGGATGGAGACGTGGCGGTGGAAGCTGAACTCACATGCGCCATTCGCAAAATAGCCTGA
- the lpxD gene encoding UDP-3-O-(3-hydroxymyristoyl)glucosamine N-acyltransferase, whose protein sequence is MRLSFIVDALGGELYGDPALLIEGLAPLETAHAGQLSFLSHPKYQHQLTSTQASCVIVSASFESVARARGACIVTDQPYLYFARLTQLWKKNLPVHDKPQCHPSAVIDPLATIHPSARIGALCVVEAGAVIGAYTELKSRVTVSENCVIGERCLLHPGVVIGADGFGFAPNAGAWEKIEQLGAVRIGNDVEIGANTCIDRGALQDTVIEDGVKLDNLVQIGHNVHIGQHTAMAGCVGVAGSAHIGAHCTVGGGAIVLGHLTLADGVNISAASVATRSIRQPGHYTGMFPIDDNATWEKNAVSLKHLAQLRERVRALEAQLIDLKH, encoded by the coding sequence ATGCGTTTGTCATTTATTGTTGATGCCTTGGGTGGTGAGTTGTATGGAGACCCCGCCCTTCTGATTGAAGGCTTGGCTCCGCTTGAAACTGCCCATGCTGGGCAGTTAAGTTTTTTGAGTCACCCTAAATACCAGCATCAACTAACCTCAACTCAAGCCTCTTGTGTCATTGTCAGTGCAAGCTTTGAATCGGTAGCCCGTGCCCGCGGGGCATGCATCGTTACAGATCAACCTTATTTGTACTTTGCGCGGCTCACACAACTGTGGAAAAAAAACTTGCCAGTGCATGACAAACCGCAATGTCATCCGAGTGCAGTGATTGACCCTTTGGCCACCATTCATCCGAGTGCCCGTATTGGCGCGCTGTGTGTGGTTGAGGCGGGAGCGGTTATTGGGGCCTATACCGAGCTTAAATCACGCGTGACTGTGTCCGAAAATTGTGTGATTGGTGAGCGTTGCTTGTTGCACCCCGGTGTAGTGATTGGTGCTGATGGGTTTGGTTTTGCCCCCAACGCTGGGGCATGGGAAAAAATAGAGCAGCTTGGGGCCGTGCGCATTGGTAATGATGTCGAAATTGGTGCCAACACCTGTATTGACCGTGGTGCCTTGCAAGATACGGTGATCGAGGATGGTGTCAAGCTCGACAACTTGGTACAGATTGGCCACAACGTGCACATTGGTCAGCATACAGCCATGGCGGGGTGTGTTGGTGTGGCCGGCAGTGCTCATATTGGGGCGCACTGCACCGTGGGTGGTGGGGCGATTGTGCTGGGACATTTGACGCTGGCTGATGGTGTCAACATCTCTGCAGCAAGCGTAGCTACACGCTCCATCCGTCAGCCAGGCCATTACACCGGCATGTTTCCGATTGATGACAATGCTACCTGGGAAAAAAATGCCGTCTCACTCAAGCACCTAGCTCAATTGCGTGAGCGTGTACGTGCGCTTGAAGCTCAATTAATTGATTTGAAACACTAA
- a CDS encoding OmpH family outer membrane protein → MNHFLHRFCALLVLGFYLSAAHAQEVRLGFVSTERVLKEASTAKAAQTKLEQEFSKREKELVDQGANIKSMADKLERDAPTLPETQRQTRQKQLLELDRDFQRKRREFQEDLNARKNEELQLVIQRANKVIKDIAVAEKYDFIFQDAVYFNPRNDITDKVIKALNASAVK, encoded by the coding sequence ATGAATCATTTTCTACATCGTTTTTGTGCTCTGCTTGTGCTGGGCTTTTACCTTTCAGCTGCACATGCTCAAGAGGTTCGTTTGGGTTTTGTCAGTACCGAGCGGGTTTTAAAGGAAGCCAGTACGGCCAAAGCGGCACAAACCAAACTTGAGCAGGAATTTTCAAAACGCGAAAAAGAGCTGGTTGACCAAGGGGCCAATATCAAGTCCATGGCGGACAAGCTGGAGCGCGACGCACCTACGTTGCCTGAAACTCAGCGTCAAACACGCCAAAAGCAACTATTGGAACTGGATCGTGATTTCCAGAGAAAGCGCCGTGAATTCCAGGAGGACCTGAATGCACGTAAAAATGAAGAATTGCAGTTGGTCATTCAACGTGCCAACAAGGTGATCAAAGACATTGCTGTGGCAGAGAAGTATGACTTTATCTTTCAAGATGCGGTGTATTTCAATCCACGCAATGACATTACGGACAAAGTCATCAAAGCTCTCAACGCATCTGCTGTCAAGTAA